A region of the Vidua chalybeata isolate OUT-0048 chromosome 7, bVidCha1 merged haplotype, whole genome shotgun sequence genome:
CCCCGCGCAGCGCACTTGTTCATTGCTGACCTGGAGTTTTCCTTGACCTTACTGTTGTTGCAGGTGACCTCGAGGCCAGACCACAGGACTTGGTGACCCGTGGCCTTCTCGGGACTTGTCTTCTGCAGGTGCCCTCGAGGGCAGACCGTGGGACTGGGTGACTCGCAGCTTCTCCGAGGCATCTCCCATCCTTGCGGCCGGTGCCCTTGAGGCCAGACTGTTGTACTTGTCAACTCAGAGCTCTTCCAAGGCCTGTCTCTTGCAGGTGCTCTCGACACTAGATTTTGGGAGAATGGCAGAGAAACGCCAAGGCCTGTTCAGGGGAAAGAAGAACAAAGGCTCTTCAGCTGCCCCAGCAAAGCAGCGTGATGTGACACCACGGTCCCAGCCACTGCAGGGCggtgagtggcagagctgggccacaGGGCTGATGGCTGCAGCTAGCTTggccccatcccatcccatcccatcccatcccatcccatcccatcccatcccatcccatcccatcccatcccatcccctggggacgtgcccatggagaagaaggaagaagggcCTTGCTCCATCCCCCTGGGgcatcccggggctgtccctgtctggggagagcagggctgggctgtgttctccggcctctcccgcagcccctcagctctggctgtgctcacTCTTTGCCAGATGCAGGGAAGAAGCAGGACCCCGCTCATGGTGGCTTCAGCAAAACACTGACGGtacctgcagccatccccacctgggctgggccggCTGTCACTGATCAGCTGAGCACTCTGTGGAACatccctttcttccctgctCTTCTGCAGAATTTCATTATGTGTAGAAAGACTGCAGATACAGAGGATGCAGACAAATTTGACGACAGGCGAACTGATGTTAGCACAGCGTCAATTGAATGTGCAGAAATGAGTAATTACGTAGTGAAGGCTGACCAGGTAACAAATGAGGCCAGTTGAGATACCTGAATGACTGAGGTCATAAAAAACACTGACACTACCCCCACTTTAACTGTCATTTATGCTTATGATTTATTATTCATGGATAATTGTGGTTTTTATCAGAAGTAATAAGCAGCCAGTGCCCATGGCTGGAGGTCTCCCAGGATCATGTGGCCCAACAAGCCACGTCCACTTGCCTGCCTCAACCTTTGAGGCCAGCACAGTGTGGGGGGAAGGGAAGCACGTCTTGGAGATAGCTGGGGAACCTCCTCCCTCGGGGAGCGCTCCAAGTTTTCCCCACACCTCTTCCAGGTGCCAGAAATGGTGAGGATTATGCACCAGAGACTTGAGTCCCCTGTGACTGCTGATGTCAGGCTATTCATGAACATTCTGAGGATGGCAGAAGAACACCCTGCTGGTGTGGTGCTGACCCTCCTGCGCTGTGCCCCAACGTGTGACAGGTACGGGGCCCACGAGCCTTGagagctcagggctcagcagcctTTAGGGCCcgtggccctgcacagcctgtccaATGGTCTCTGccagacaggcagagaggcCCAGGACCCTCGGGCCCCTCTGtttcctgagcctgctgccaaTGCTCCCCCCCTGCCCTTCAGGGCACCAGGCCTCTGTCACCTGGgcccccacagctgcacagggcaTGGTGCTGTGACTGAGATGcccctgacacagagctgccatcccacagagctgctACAGTGATGTGGAGAACCATAGGCTCGTCGAGTCCCACAGTGAAAAAGGTGCTGCCAACGCTGCTCTGTGTGATGGAGGACTGGCCTCAGCACAGCATGTTCACCTCTGATGGGGATGACACAGATGTttttgccctggctgtgagtttctggAACTGGCTTTTTCTCACCCCCAGGtcacctctccagcagctctccatcctctccatgcctcaggggctgggctgaaacctggcctggggcaggctcagggggcaccaggcccgctgctccccctgcctctgcccttgGACCCTGCCCCATGGACACCTCGGCACTGAGCGCTGCCTTGGGCTGCTTCTTTTGCAGGCAACTCTGGTGATCTGGGTGATTGTCCAGGTGCCCAAGTGCCATGAGGCAATGCACAGATATGCCCCCGAGCTGCTCATGGCTCTGGTAGTTCAAATTTGCGACAGCACAGCGCATACTTCTGAGGAGGTTGACACCTTTTGGAAGCAATGCCAGGAAGAACACCACCTTAGCACAAACCCCAGCAGGTGCTCTGTCCCAGTTCTCCCATAcctcccatgtccccagggcaggagccagagATGACAGCATGactgggctttgctctgcacacaggTTTGCAGTGCAGACTAtgaaggctctgctctgccGACTGCGTTGTGACAATGTGGTCATGGAAATGGCACGCAAGCATGGCTGGGACActctgctgtgtgctgacacCCAGTACTACgctgtgggtctgctggccaggtggGACCCCCTTCTCCCCGCTGCCCCCAGCAtttgtgccctgtgccccacacagTCCCTGTGCTCATGGGCCAGAGGGCCTCGTCAGCGAGGGACGGCCAAGGAGACTGGAAAAgtctgggagaggagggtgccCAGAAGTGGCTGCCTCTCAGAGGGCCCACATCCCCTCCAGGGAAAGATCAAATCTTTGTGAGCCAGTCCTGGGAAATATTTGGCCTCCCCACCTCAGCGTCTTGGTGCCCTTTTCCTCCTGTTAGGGAGATGTGCCGTGACTCCATGCCCTTGTGTTCTCACATTGCACTCCACCTGCTTgggctgctcagcacagaagGGCATCGCTGCGAGCTGCCCTTCCTGGCGTTCCTGGTGGAGGTGAGCCTgttggccagcgctgcctcgctgagctgcctcccagctctctgccctctcgtAGCCGCAGCTGCTTGGGACGGTGCCCacgccctgtgctgctgcctgggcccagccctgtgcgcttctgggctcctgccggccgggtcccctgtcactgccctgtgcctttcaggtcctGCATTGTCTGGACATGGGTAAATGTGGTGGCACCATACTGGAGATGATATCAAGGCACCTGCAGAGCGAGTGCAGGGAGCGGCGTCGCCTGGCGCTCAGAGGCCTCGTGGTGCCCAGCAACGATCCCTCGATGGTGAGAAGGGGGCAGCGGCTGAAGCTGCGCCGGGCAAAGCAGCCCCTTGGGCTGGCAGGGcttcaggagctgaggcagctgctcccagctctcctgcctcacctgccccagtGCTTTGGGACAGGCCTTTGGCCTgtgggccctgcagcagcagggtggggttgCAGTGCCAGGGCGCTGCTGGCCGTGCAGCCGTCCATGgcttcccagcccagccttgtgTTCCTCACAGGCCAGAAGAATAGGCATCCTGTCTCAACAGCTTGTGGATGTTCTGGGTGATGCAGATGGAGAGGTGGTCAGCATGAGCCTCTGTGTGTTCACGAATGTGCTCCAGCACCAAGACATCCTGGTATCCAGCACCACCGCCCCAAAGCTAGCTGAGGCACTTCTACCACTCTTTGACCATGTAAGGCTCTGTGGCCCCAGCCATGGGactggctgctgcccaggaaTTTTGTGCCCTGTGGATTTTTAGTCTTTTACTCAGGTGGGCCTTGAGAAGTTGTTGCTGAggtcttttctgcttcctttcctccaggacagcagccatgtgcagctgctctccattCAACTCTTCTGCAAGGTGATGGAATTGGTagtggatgagggaaaaaagcccctgAAGACAACTGTCAACCAGAGCCTGCTCCCCCTCTTCTTGCACTGCCATGAGGAGAACCAGCGTGTGGCAAAAGTGAGTTTTTGTGTGATGCTCCTGGATCTCTGGAAGGGGGCTcggctgcctcctgccctggcgcctggcgggctgcagcctcctccaggccttggcacagggacgCGGGTCCTgggccctgggctgtggggccatctccgtgtctctgctgctctccaggcttctcGGGAAACGCTGCTTCGTGCAGCTGGGTTCCTGAAGAAGAGGGGTCTGATGCAGATGGTGAAGAAGGACAAGCTGTCAAAGTTCGGCAAGTGCCTGGTAAGGACGGCCTGGAagccccaggctcagcctggagcagccccctGGGCGCGGTGCTCAGtgtgtgggctggcagctgtgcccctgcccgctgctgcagccagaggccgCGCGGGCTCTTCCCCAGGCTCCCCTGGGTCCCAGCCGGGTGCCGAtggagccccggcccggcggggctgcggggaggcACCACGGCTCCCCGGACAGCAGCCggccctctgccccctccagagCCCGGCGCCAGCGGCTGCTGGCcgggcctcagggctgtgcgGGCAGGGGAGGCCGGGGCTGGGCGCAGGGAGCGCCCGGgccaggggctgagcccgccccaacccttccctgctgccgctctctccagctggcagaggacaggagccgagcggccgagcacctgcGCCGGGCCCTGCCCtacctgcagagcccacaggagCCCCTGCGAGAGGCGGCCGTCAGGTTCATGGGTGAGCCAGGAGCCCgggctccctccccgccccgccgcagctcggccccagccccgcctgctgccccggcagcgccaTCCGGGCCCGGCGCCGTGGAGCCCCGCCTGgcctgggcgctgctgccgccctcCGGCAGCCGTGCCCTTGGGCGGCAGCGTGCGGCAAGGGCCCgggctgagccctgccgggCCACGAGGCCgtgtggccacagggctggcagcgccgctggcagggagctgtgccgctGGGCCGTGACAGGCTCTGTGTTCACAGGGACGGCCGGGCGGTACCTGAAGGGACAGCCAGCAGAGCTTCACGTTCTCACTCAGGGTGAGTGAGGGCAGCGGGCTGTCAGCGGGGGCTGGCCGGCAGAGCTGCAatgcctgggcagggagctgcaatCCCTGTCCCGGCTGCGGCGAGCTTCGCTCCTTGTGTGGACGAGGGCTGGTGTGGGCAGGGCACAGAGAGTTTTCAGGGACGCGGGTGGGGGGATTCGTGAGCAGCACCTTGCGGCTGGTCCCGCTGGGTCCTCCTCTCTGTTCGGCGTGGCGAGAGCTGGGAGGGATGGCCTTAGCAGAAGAATCGCCGGGTGCTCTGACCGTGGTAGCTTATGTCTTCCAGCCCTTGAAGCCATGAGCAAAGATGACAGCCCATCCTCTACTAACCTGGAAATTCGGGCAATTTTTGGACAAAGATCTGCAGAACTAAGATCATCTGCTGGGTTCAGAGAACCAGGGTCCCAAGAAGAGTACCAGGAGACAGTGAAGAGAGCACCACCACTCAATGTCActggagctccaggcacagctgatGCTGGCTACGGCTGAACCTGTGCGAAGCTCCCCtagctcctgccttccccctcCCTGTTGACAGCTCCCTCTCTCCAGCCCTCAGACCCTGCCcatccccccccttttttttttgcccccatCTCATCCCTTCACTTTCCCTTCCATTAATAAACAGTttggttcccccccccccttacCTGCATCTCTGTGGAGATGAAGTGACGCAAATCCTGagcccagggacacacaggCCCCTGCTGCCGTTCTCTTCCACGCCGTGTTTTGGGCACACACACGGAGCAACGAGGGCAGAACAGGCtggaaaggtgcctgtgctgaaGGTGCAGTTCCACAACAGTGTGGAGTTGCAGATCTTGCTGAGCACCCTGGAACCCCTGGAATTTGGAAGAGCCAAGCTGAGGATGAAGCCAGCTGTGAGGGATTCCATGGCAAGCATCCACGGAGGGCAAAGGAGCTTGGAATGCTGGAAGTTTTCAAGAATAGCTTCCTGAAAGCTCAgcagtgctccatccctgcacaggatgaggaagaggacAGAACCAGCGACCATTTGGGCTTAACAGTGGGATTTGGGTGTGCCTAAGAGCAAATGAAGCAGCAGCGCAGCACCCGGGACTCGGACGCGCGACCGTGCCAGTGCCCGGAGCGCTGTCAGGCAGTGCCGGGATCCCGGGTGTGGTTCTGGTCCCCACAGGTGAGGAAtggcagccccaggctcagAGCCAGTCAGAAAGCCAACCAAGTGAGCCCACAGCGAGGGCACCCTTCCCGTTTCTCTTGGGCATGGCCGCAAAACAgcccctgctgcttcttcctccgcctgtgtttggggtgtgctgctggcagaggcagccaggtTGTGCTCTGCCTTCCAAAGCCTGTTGGGAGCAGGCATGAAAAGCTCTGCGTGCAGAGCGGAGagtcctggaaggtgctggcaAGAGCGTCCTGCGGGAACAGGGCTCTGGTCTGTGGCCGggaacagcctggttttggtGCCGTGAGCGCAGGCAGGAGTTGAGGCAGGTGAAGAGGCAGCGGGCAGCTTGTGTTGGTAGAGGGTCGGGGGCTGCACCTCTGAACCTCCACCTGGAAATGCACTTGGGGGAATACGAGCTAGAGCTGGAGTGCCTGTCCTGAAAGGACCTGAACTCCTTCAGCCTTGCCAGCGTTTCTTAAGGCTGTGTTGGTATTCCCCAGAAAAGCTGCACATTTAGGGAAACGCCTTTGGAGGAAGGGGGCTTGCTTCTCAAGGAAAGTGCttcccagggagctcccagtGAGGCAGCTGCAAGTGTCCCCCTTTGGCTCTCTGTGCTCCTTTCAGTCCTTGAGGCCCGCTGGacttggcagaggggcaggggaagggagaaggctgtgaagagcaggtTTGGCATCCACCTGGACCTGCGGAGATTGAATCATCGTAGAATCAAGGAATAGTTTGTGTTCCATGGGACCTTTAGTACCATCTGCTTCCACTacctgccatggtcagggatgccttccactaGATATCGTTGCTTCCAActtggtcttgaacacttccaggaatggggcagacAGGTTTTCTGATCAATGTGTGTTAGGGCCCCATCACCCTcactgggaagaatttcttcctaataacCAACATAAGCCTGCTCTTCTAGTAtaaagccattctcccttgtcctctCAGAATATGCTCAATATATAAATCCAAACTTGAGTCTGAATTTTTGAATCTGAAAGATAGAGATCTTCAGAACTTTTTGCAAAAACTGAAGAAGCTTTTCTTGCCTGAAAAGGAAATCTTGTAGGGTTTCACTAGATGGTATCCCTGCAATGGTCTTGTTGGAGGGGTGATGCCTGTGACTGCAAAaggtgaggaaaagaaaaaaattgttcttgtAAAGTTTATTTCTTACCACGTCTTTCCTTCTCAAAATGATACGTGGTGAAGGATGGGGGGAGGAGACGTGGAGTAAGTTTAGTTTCTCTGGAGTTGATGAATTGCAGATCCTCATGATGGAGCACAGATCTGAGCATCACAGAGATTGCTATTCTATGTTCTTCCTGGCAAGCAACAGAATAAAGGAAGGGAATCTTGGGGAGCAGCTCTATTTCATTTGCAAGGCTTCTGGTAACCTGAAGATGTGAGATTTGCAGCCTTGCTAAGTTTGGTGTAGTTCAGTGATTAGTGGCTAAGTTGactattaaaacaaaaccccagacTATGGGGCTTGAGTATTTATCTGAGGAGGAGATCAGTGAATGCTTGTTTGGCTTTGCAGAGTAGGCAAGGGAACAACCAGATCTAATCAGTAGTAGCAGGCTAGAGATTTAATGTAACTGAGTGTTGTTCCAGGATCAAGAAAAGTATCTTCGGGTGATAATGTGAACACACCCCTGTATCTCTAAAATTATTGTTCATAAGATCCACTCAAACTTTGATTTCCTCAGGTAATTGCTTATACTGGATGTTTCCAAGAGTAGTTACCACAGATGTTTATCCATGTGCTTGTGGAAGTGAGAATGTACATTCCCTACTCAATTTCCCCTCCTGGTAATGATTAAAAGTGTTTTGATTGTTGCAGTCAGTAGTTTCATAGTTATGACTCTGCTTTTGGTCTGTTTGCTATACAAGCAGGAGAAGGCTTTCTGGTGGCTTTGTCCCACAAGCAGTGATTTGCGTGTGGACAGAGAGGCTTGTTAGCAGTCTCTCTTGCTAAATATCTCTGTAGACAAGCTGTCAGGAAGTACTGCTCTTCTTTCTTGGACTCCTCCTTTCTTGTGAACATGCTGAGTGATCATGTAAAAAAGCCAAGATAGCAAGATTAGaatcagaagaagaaatttaatgGCGGTAGATAGTTAATAGTTTCCATGTGGATgttactgaaggaaaaaaatcatgatgcagcttgtgaaaatgaaaaggaagaacaagGGAGTCTGTGTGCTTCTAGAGAAAGAGAGAATTTCAGCTGTCCTGTTCAAAATCCTGCCTGTTCCCTCCAGCAGCTGTTTTTTGGAGCACTTCTGTTTAGCTCAGTGGAGAACAAGTATTTGCCTGGAGATGAGTTTGCAACAGGGACTCgacttcctctcttttttttcctgagaaaaatcTAAAGGGCAGGCAGATCTTTGAGTCCTCATCTGTCCTTCAGCCTGGGCATTCCCAACACAAGAAGAGATgttgatttaaaagaaaaccatgcCCGACttggggaagcagagggagatCTGGGCTtgaatgagaaatgaaaatatgctGTGGAGTAGAAAAAGACTGAAGAGCTAATCAGGATATTATGtggctctgggaatgcagtTGATTTTTAGAAACAAGACCTAGGCTTGGTTTCCTAGCATAGGGAAATGTCATTTGCTCAGATTCTCCCTGTTCCTGTGTAGATAGGAAGGCAGGGTCTTGTGAGaattttttattatgctttGTGAGATTCATGCTAGCAGAATGAATATTCACTATTTCCGGACTTCTTTGGAGAGTACCTTCACAGCTTGTCTTGTCCAGAGTTAGTGTGTTGAACACTTGTTTTTCTTGAGACATGGGAAATATTTGTGCTGTCAAATCTGCCTGACTTCCACGtctgttttcagagaaatatttaatatttacttgGAGATTTTATTGTCCCTGTGTTGGTGCAAACCCTCCCTTTTTTGTTCTCATGAAAAACTTAGAagtctttccatttttctgaaGATAATGCAATGCACTGCAAGAGCCAAGGGGATGTTTGAGAGGTCTGaacctttttttcttgtgaataACTGATTCACACAGAGCATCGGGGATTTAATTTCCAGACAAGCTGCAAAATGcaagttttcatttcttctgtacTATTAGCTGAAGCTGGAAATACTCTGCAGTGATAGCAAAAAGTCAGGAGGATATTGTGACTGTCTGGGGGAGGAATGGAAGTCTTTGCCTTTGCTATTTTAGAAccatatttgttttaaatcttttgGCCTTAGCAAGAAGCTGAACAAGAACAATGTGTTTCTGTAGTTTCCTAGAGTTTTCTCATCTTGGGGGCAAAGGTCTCTCTTTAAAACCCATTTCCCATTCAGTCTATCTCTTCTGAGTTCCATCCAGTTCCCACTCTAGTCAGTCACAAGTCTTCTGACTTCACAGCAAGTTGGTTTGGGTCAAGATCCATGATTTTAACAGTGTGGAGGAAACTAGGAGAACTGGCTAACACCTCCAAATAAGGCCCTGATGCAAAtgacatggatttttttcctccatctcctccaaAGATGAGCAGTAATATTGACTCTGAAATGAGAAGTTTCAACGTTGGCATTTTTTTATCATGAGAAGTGAcagatgaggtttttttttttccatagaagGGCACAATTTGTTGCATtagttttttggtggtttttttggtggtttttttggtggttttttttttttttttttgtttttgtttttgtttgttttttttttataagcaaCTTCACTGCTTAACTTTCATTAGTAGAAATAACTTTCCAGTGTGAGTGGGATGTCCTCCCTATGAGACACTGCTAGGAAGGATGTGGGGCTCTGCTCCAGTTGAGAGAGAAGTTCTTTGCCCTTTTAGAAAATCCTTGCTGTAACTAGCACTTATCCAATTTTCGGGTCTTTCATGGTACCTGAAGAGCTTTTAATGAAGTATTCTTCACTAGAACACTCTTTCCAGCATTTGCAAACATGTTCTTAGAGTCTCAAGAAAAAGccatttagaaataatttcacaggaatcctggaatgcttttggttggaaggggccttaaaacCCATCTTGttctaccccctgccatgggcagggacacctcgtgctccaagccctgtccaacctggcctgagacacttccagggatccaggggcagccacagcttctctgggcctcaccaccctcacagggaaggatttcttcccaatatctcctctaaccctgccctctggcagtggggagccattccctgtgtcctgtcacccCACGCTTTTGTAAACAGTCTATGAGGAGGCCTGAGAGTGGCCCCAGTCCTTGCCGTGTGTCTGCAGGCAGAGCAACACTTGGTGTGGGTTGGGGCCTTCAGAGAGTGAGGCAGAGCAGATGGGACTCTGCAAAAGAGTGGGAAGTACATGACTTAGTCTTTGCTTCCCAGTTTCTTCCAACAGTTTTGCAAAATAGCGACAATGAGTCATCCTGAAGCCTGGTCATTTTTCCTGTGGCTAAGAGTTCCCCGACTTTTGTAGGATGTGTCCTGTTGGAAGCATGGATTTACTCCAGACTTTTTTTACAGGGATCTAAGGTATCATAAATAAAAGTCAGGAAACCTCAGCtgaaagccttttaaaataagaaaaaattaaaccagtCAAAGTAAGTATAAGGGGCCATGTCCTGATTTATGGATAGAAACCAAATCCTGTTCCTTGTAGGCAGGATTTAAGTCATATTgttgcagtgctgctcccacagaAGCCCATGGATAACCTTCCAGTGACTTCAGAGAGGACAAGGATCTCATCTCAGATCAAGCACAACCTCTAGAGA
Encoded here:
- the LOC128790636 gene encoding maestro heat-like repeat-containing protein family member 6 codes for the protein MAEKRQGLFRGKKNKGSSAAPAKQRDVTPRSQPLQGDAGKKQDPAHGGFSKTLTNFIMCRKTADTEDADKFDDRRTDVSTASIECAEMSNYVVKADQVPEMVRIMHQRLESPVTADVRLFMNILRMAEEHPAGVVLTLLRCAPTCDRAATVMWRTIGSSSPTVKKVLPTLLCVMEDWPQHSMFTSDGDDTDVFALAATLVIWVIVQVPKCHEAMHRYAPELLMALVVQICDSTAHTSEEVDTFWKQCQEEHHLSTNPSRFAVQTMKALLCRLRCDNVVMEMARKHGWDTLLCADTQYYAVGLLAREMCRDSMPLCSHIALHLLGLLSTEGHRCELPFLAFLVEVLHCLDMGKCGGTILEMISRHLQSECRERRRLALRGLVVPSNDPSMARRIGILSQQLVDVLGDADGEVVSMSLCVFTNVLQHQDILVSSTTAPKLAEALLPLFDHDSSHVQLLSIQLFCKVMELVVDEGKKPLKTTVNQSLLPLFLHCHEENQRVAKASRETLLRAAGFLKKRGLMQMVKKDKLSKFGKCLLAEDRSRAAEHLRRALPYLQSPQEPLREAAVRFMGTAGRYLKGQPAELHVLTQALEAMSKDDSPSSTNLEIRAIFGQRSAELRSSAGFREPGSQEEYQETVKRAPPLNVTGAPGTADAGYG